A portion of the Thermomicrobiales bacterium genome contains these proteins:
- a CDS encoding amino acid ABC transporter ATP-binding protein, which yields MSASSPLLRIEHVYKAYADHLVLQNVDLTVDAHEVICLIGRSGCGKSTLLRCINLLEEIQSGRILLEDREITSSKIDADRVRQEIGMVFQSFNLFPHRTVLENITMAPIHVQKVPKRQAREEALELLNRIGLPDRANEYPDRLSGGQQQRVAIARALALKPKLILLDEVTSSLDPETIGGVMQLIRELRGAGMTMMMATHQMGFAREIADRIAFLDAGRIVEIGPPSQIFDNPREDRTREFVSHALSAAADELEIIAPVTADRDSLRLTNPHLSALEEVE from the coding sequence TTGAGCGCGTCGTCGCCCTTGCTCCGAATCGAGCACGTCTACAAGGCGTACGCCGATCATTTGGTGTTGCAGAACGTCGATTTGACGGTCGACGCCCACGAAGTCATCTGCCTGATCGGGCGTTCCGGGTGCGGAAAATCGACCCTGCTCCGTTGCATCAACCTGCTGGAAGAGATCCAGTCGGGTCGGATTCTGCTGGAGGATCGGGAAATCACCTCTTCGAAGATCGATGCCGACCGCGTCCGCCAGGAAATCGGCATGGTCTTCCAGTCGTTCAACCTCTTTCCACACCGGACGGTGCTGGAAAACATCACCATGGCGCCGATTCACGTCCAGAAGGTGCCGAAGCGGCAAGCGCGCGAGGAAGCGCTGGAACTGCTCAATCGGATCGGGCTGCCAGACCGGGCAAACGAATATCCCGACCGGCTTTCCGGCGGTCAGCAACAACGCGTGGCCATCGCCCGCGCATTGGCGCTCAAGCCGAAGCTGATCCTGCTCGACGAGGTCACTTCATCGCTCGACCCGGAGACCATCGGCGGGGTGATGCAGCTCATCCGTGAGCTGCGCGGCGCTGGTATGACGATGATGATGGCGACCCACCAGATGGGCTTCGCGCGCGAGATCGCCGACCGGATCGCCTTCCTCGACGCTGGCCGCATCGTCGAAATCGGGCCGCCGTCACAGATCTTCGACAACCCGAGAGAAGACCGCACCCGCGAGTTCGTCAGCCATGCCCTTTCCGCCGCCGCCGACGAACTGGAAATCATTGCCCCGGTTACCGCTGACCGTGACAGCCTGCGCCTGACGAACCCGCATCTGTCCGCTCTGGAAGAGGTGGAGTAG